GCACAAGGCTGCTTGCTGCGTTCATCGTGACCTTGGACTCGTCGAAGCTGAGCACGCCGTCGCCGTCGAAGTAGTAGGCCATCTCACTCTCGCTGGTGATGGTCGACTCCGGGGAGGAGATGTCGCTGGTGGGCGAGTTGCTACTCCACGCCGGGGTGGTGTCGCCGTCATCGTCGCTGCAGGCACTGCCATTATTCTGAGCGCAGGTCGCTGGTGCCGCAGCAGGTGCTGGCCAAGCGCGGCCACGACGGCCACGCGCTGGATGGCCTTGGGCGACATGGCTGCGGGGGGGCAGGTCGAACGGGAGGCGGAATGGGAAGTTGAGATCCACCGCGGCCGTCGATTCCTTTAGGCAGAGCAGCGCGGCGTCGTAGGCGCGCGCCATGGCCTCGGCGGAGGAGTGGGAGCCGAGCCATATCGGCTGCCGGTGGGGAGCCCGGGGCGTGCGGAGAAGCCGCAGCTGGCGGCGCCGGATCCGAGGAACGGCCGCTAGGCGAGGTCCTGTCCTTGCCGGCGAGCTTGGCGCTCTAGTAGTAGAGCCCGCCGGCCTCCGCATGCAGGCGCGTCACGAGCCGCGCGAACTCGGTGGCGTCAAGGAGCCCGTCGCCGTCCGCGGCCGCCGACGCCACCAGCACATCCGACGCCATGCGTGGCCCATGGCTTTCCGTGCAGCCGTGCGAGGTCCGCGCCAGCGGCTTTCCATGCGCACCCAGGCACCCGAAAACTCCGGGGCGGGCGCGTGGGAGCCGGGCGAACGCCATGCTCACCCACACTCGCTTGTGCTGCCCACGCCGCCATGCTTGCTCGCTAGCCGCGCTCGCCCGCGTCGCCGTGCTGGCCAGCGTGGCtgcgctcgccgcgccgccgtgctcgcTCGTTGGCCGCGGTCGCCCATGCCGCCGCCTTACTCGCTCGCTGGCCCGGTCGCCCGTGCCCCCACCGTGCTCGCTCAAGCTGCAGCGCACCGGATCCGGAGGAAACCAGTCGTTTCTCCCCCAACGCAATTTCTCTCGTTTCTTCCTGCGTTGAACCGTGTGAGGACGTCGTTCCTTCGTAAGGAAACGATTTCTTTTTTCTATACCCTCTCTCTCTACAATAACTCCTGGCCTGGCCAAATTGCACGCATGAATAACAGAGGGGTATATTCGACATACGGGATGAGGTTGAACCATTCAACTAACAGATGGACGGTGAAAACAGACGGAAGTGCCATTTACAGAAGAAAATTTCAACTTGGTgctagataagaaagttcaaaatttCGAATGCCAAATACGAAAGAATGATTTGTTTGAGTGCCAAATAGATAAATCTCCctatagattttatttaggtttatgcttgttaaatataaataaatctataactaagctatacgTGATCgaatgagtataaaatttttactatagttcaatcatacaataattagcttaccataaaaattttatcacaattggaccatagaaactgcagctatgaattattccaattaattacataaaagaatagatctaaagccacatcagaaactttgtactaaagcataccatattatatgttcactgtgtagatctactcatgtggagtccaacaaaattgaattttacattttataatttttatatgatttactatgatttttcaaagattcggccgaaataaataaaaaataaaaagacaaaaCTGCCTTCAAAAATGCTTATAACACGgtcagggaggtaagatgaacggttttaaaagttgagggaggtgttttgTCCGATTTTAGAGTTTAGAGAGAAAAACAGACTTTtataaaagttgagggaggtaatgtggactttttccaGTAGATTGGGTTTCGGTTTTTCTTTGCTACAGCACGAGACTAGGCCCGGTGTAGATTATAGAACAGATGGGCTTAGCAGCAGCTGACTGGCGAGGACCAAGCACAGCCCAATTCTACTTGTTCACGCCTAGTCCGTATACCTTGTCACTTGTCATACACTCTTCATATCTTGCCTGTGTCCGTTTCAGCCTTGCCTTCCTACAAGTTTCTAGGGAAAGAGTTCTGCTATAATGTTCCAACCCTACGCTCTTTGGAGGACATAACATAGAACATAGTAGAGCTGTTGAAGTATAGACTAGTATGGCAGCtcaaatcaattattttggtactAGGTTATAGTCTATTCAGATGACGGAATAGTTTAGAAGGTTTAATTTATGTGGGTCACCACCACACAATCAGAAAAAGAATTTTAGCGTGCACAACAATACGTAGAGGAGTCGacaaaaaagggggggggggggggggggggggaggaacaTACCCTGACCCTGAGATGAAACTGACCTTGACACGTGCAACGTGTCGACGGTTCACTTGGTGGGTAATGATGACCTCAGGTCTACGTTGCGTTCGCTTACCCTTTTCGGCTATGGGAGATTTGGCTAGAGGCTTACCTGTCATTCACTCCAAAAACAAATACTTAAGCCGTTGAGGGAAATAAAAGGGAAGCTTCCTTGTTCAGTTTCTGCAGCGAACACCCCCCTCGACGCGGACGTTGCTATCCGGCCTCTTATCTGTTCTCACTTGATGAGTAAATAAAGACTAAAAAGACCCTCCATGACTGGCCAGGAGGGGCACTCCCGTCATTCTTGTCTCTTCTCGCTCTGTAGAAAATTGGACAACGACAAAGATAGAGCGCGCTCTCTTCTCTCTCTAGCGCTGCACTCACTCTCCTCCTGGCAAGCAGCTTTTGCAAATTTGCATTGCGTTGCGCCCTACATGCTCCTCTCTCCTCCAACGAGCGAACCGCCCTTCCCCGGTTCCCCCTCCCTCCACACCTCAGATCCTCCCCAACCAAACACCATGGTGAGCGTTTTCGCCGCCTTCGGCTTCGCCGACCTGTGTCTGGCCTTCGCCGCCCTCGACATCTTCACCTTCCTTGACTCGCAGTGCGGTGCGGGCACCACGACATCCGATCAGGCCCCACTGCTCGGCAGCGTGGCCGAGCTTTTGCCGCCGTTGGCTGCGGTGGTGGTCCTCTTCGTCGCCGTCGCGCTCATCTACCACCACCTGATGGGTCGCCGCGTCGTCGCCGTCCCCGTAGCCGGCGCGGGCAACGGGCGGCGCTCGATCTCGGGGCTTGTCATGTTCCTGCTGTGCGTCTCCGCGGGCACGCTCGAGTTCATCGTGTTCGGGCACGGGCAGgccaccggtggtggtggtgcgggcCACGGCGCGCTCGGCCTGGCTGCTCTCCGCGCGCTGCCTTTCGCGGCGACGGCCACGTTCTTTCTCGGGATGATGCTCATCATCGTCTCGCACATCCGCGCCGGCCGtgagggcggcggcggtgccgtCTCCGGAGACGAGCCGATCCAGGGGCCACTGCGCCCACTCGCCAAGGTCGCGgccggagcggcggcggcgctcgtcgTCTTAATGGCCATGGCCCTCGCTCTCCACGGAGCCAAGTAAGTTCCCCCCAAACTCCACCTGCCGCCGACCGACCTCACCCTTCCCGGCTGCCCCGCCGGCCCGCCGTGCGCCCGAGCATCCGCCCTCCGCCCCCGCACGGTACCGCAGCCCCACCTCCCTTTCCCCTTGCCGCCTCGGTGTTCCGTGTGCCCGTGCCTCTTCTCCGGCGTCCCCGGCTCCCCGTTTGCCCTTAACCCCCAAACCCCTCTTGCTTTGCtttggtggtggtgcggtggtgcctgCTGGGAGGAGTCAATTATCCATTGGAGCGTGCCGCAGGGCGCAGCATTGCCGGCTGCTTGCcaccatttgctttgcttccgcgtgcTGCTTCGGTGCTTCCTCGAGCTGAACCTTTTAATTTCCCCTAGAACAGATGGATGGTTAATGATCATCCAATCACAACCCTTTCATTATACATTTATACAATCATCTTTACAATTTACTCGTATCGTTTACCTTTTGCGGTGTTCAAGATTGGTGGTTGCATATACAGATGATTAAACATAAAATTAATGTGGGCAATCTTGTGTCTTCAGGTACTAAAATTAAAGCATGGAAGTAGAGGTGCTGTCTGGTTACATCCATTGGTATTGACAACGGCCTACCACAGCAGATTTCAACAACATCTCCATAAATAAATTTTTGTATGTGTAATTCAGATGGATCATGTACTACAATATGGTTGTTGTGGTTACTTGTGACTGCGGGGTGGAGTCAGCTGCGATACTGTTTCGAGCTTGTGTGTCTATTATGGTCGAAACTTGCGTATGCATTTGTCACCATTTCGTACTATCAGACATATGGGAATTGGTTGAGTAATACTCCGTATGGTACAATCTTCTGTGTTGCCGAATGTACCTGATGATTGCTAATTTTACCGATTTGATTTgacgccttgtttagttgggtgaaatttggaaatttggctactgtagcattttcgtgactggcgagcgcggcgagagcggccgcccgggcgccgcctacgcctgggctaccggtgcgtgacttcatcgtcggttggtagggctcgaggagtgaggagtaccatgtcgtactcatgccctagagacatgaactctaggctcccaaaccaaaccaccgtgccgaggcgcaatggtcgtacagggtctgccatccgggacttgctgggatgacgaaactgacacgcagaggcccctacctggcgcgccaactgtcg
The nucleotide sequence above comes from Miscanthus floridulus cultivar M001 chromosome 18, ASM1932011v1, whole genome shotgun sequence. Encoded proteins:
- the LOC136523083 gene encoding uncharacterized protein encodes the protein MTGQEGHSRHSCLFSLCRKLDNDKDRARSLLSLALHSLSSWQAAFANLHCVAPYMLLSPPTSEPPFPGSPSLHTSDPPQPNTMVSVFAAFGFADLCLAFAALDIFTFLDSQCGAGTTTSDQAPLLGSVAELLPPLAAVVVLFVAVALIYHHLMGRRVVAVPVAGAGNGRRSISGLVMFLLCVSAGTLEFIVFGHGQATGGGGAGHGALGLAALRALPFAATATFFLGMMLIIVSHIRAGREGGGGAVSGDEPIQGPLRPLAKVAAGAAAALVVLMAMALALHGAKY